Within the Gemmatimonadales bacterium genome, the region CACGGGCGGCTCCGGTTCCAGTCTGAGGGCGGGAGGCCGCCGCAAGATTCACCTGTTGTGCCATAGTCCGATCCTTCGAGGTAATGGGCGCCGACGCGGCGCCCTCAATCAAACAGCGAGCTGACCGACTGGTCGCTGTGGGTGTAGCCGATCGCCTTGGCCAGCAGGCCGGCGATCGACAGGACGGTCAACTGCTTGAACATCCGCTCCGGCGGAATGGCGATCGTGTTCGTGACCACCACTTCCTTGACACCCGAGGTCGAGAGCCGTTCGACAGCCGGCCCGGACAGCAGCGCGTGCGTCGCGCAGCAGTAGACATCGTTGGCGCCGAGGCGCTTCAGCGCGCGCACCGCTTCGGACATGGTGCCGGCCGTGTCGATCATGTCGTCCGGAATGACGCAATCCCGGTCCTTCACTTCACCGACGACGTTGACCACTTCCGCGATGTTGGCCGACGGCCGCCGCTTGTCGATGATGGCGAGCGTCGCGTTCAGCCGCTTGGCAAACCCGCGGGCCATCTTGGCCGAGCCGACGTCGGGCGCCACCACCACCGGATCCTTCAGGCGCTTCTGCCGGAAGTGATTCACGAAGGCCGGCGCCGCGTACAGGTGGTCGACCGGGATATCGAAGAATCCCTGCATCTGGTGCTGATGGAAGTCCATGCCCAGCACCCGGTCTGCCCCGGCCATCGTGACCATGTTCGCCACCAGCCGCGCGCTGATGGCCACCCGCGGCTGGTCCTTCCGATCCTGCCGGGCATACCCGAAGTAGGGGATGACCGGGGTGACCCGCGCCGCGCTGGCCCGTTTGGCGGCGTCCATCAGGAGCAGCAGCTCCATCAGGTTGTCGGCCGGCGGGTTCGTGGGCTGGATGATGTAGACGTCCCGGCCACGCACATTCTCGTCGATCTTGACGAAGATCTCGCCGTCGGCAAACCGCTTGGCGGTCACCTTGCACAGCGGTTGACCCAGATGCTGCGCCACCTCCTCGGCGAGCGGCCGGTTGGCCGTGCCACTGAGGAGCAACAGTTGGCTGCGTTCGAGCGATATCGACGCCATATAGCCCTCAAATCTAACCGGGCGAACTGGGGAGAGTCAACTCGTGCGGGGACAACAGGATCGGCGCGCGTGAGGATTGGCCCTGGTGGATTCGAACCACCATTCGCAGATCCAAAGTCTGCTGTCCTGCCATTGGACGAAGGGCCAGCGAAAACAAAGGTAAAGCATTGCAGCGGCAGGAGAAAGGACCGAGGGTCGAGGCGGCCTTCAGCCGGCGGTCGCCTCGATCAGCGCGCCGTGCTTCCGCCCCAGCATCATGACGGCGTCGGTGCGGTCGGTCGTGTTTCGGTACACGGCCAGGAAGGCCGATCCGGAGCCCGTCAGCCTGCAGAGCAGGGGCCGGGTGCCCGCCAGGGCCTCGAACGCCGCCTTGAGGGTCGGCCGCCGGGCAAAGAGCGCGGACTCGAAGTCGTTCCCGGCCATCCGCGCGATGTCGCCCCACCCCCGCAACGCGTCGAGGTCGAGTGCCAGCCCACCGCGCCGGGTGGACGCTGTGCCCTGGTCTATCAAGGCGTATGCCTCCGCCGTCGGCATCCCCTCCGCCGGCACCAGCAACAGCGCGGGAGCCGCCGGCAGCGGGGGCAGCCGTAGCAGCCGCTCGCCATGTCCCCACGCCAGCGCCAGGCGCGCTTCGCTCAGGAAGAACGGCACATCGCTGCCGAGCTTCGCGGCAAATTGGAGCAGTTCGTGCCGGGGGACGGCGTTCCCGGCCAGCTGATTCGTGAGCACCAGCGCCGCGGCCGCGTCGCTCGACCCGCCGCCGAGTCCCGCCTGCATCGGAATCCGCTTGTCGAGGGTCAGGTGCACGCCGAACCGGCGGCCGGTCGCCTGCAGGACCATCTCCGCCGCGCGGACCGCCAGGTTCTTCTCCGGTGGGCCGACATCGGCGCCGCGGACCTCAATGCTGACTGCATCGCCGGCGCGGCGCTCGGCCGTCAATTCGTCGGCAAGGTCCAGCAGGCAGAAGAGGGTCTCGAGTCCGTGGTATCCGGTCGACTCTCTGGCGAGGACCCGCAGAAAGAGGTTGGCCTTGGCGGGAGCGCGCATCTGGAGCGGTGCGTCAGGCATCGGGCGGCGCCTCGCGCGCCGTGGCTCCGAGTCCGAGCCCGGTCTTGGTGGCGGACCAGACGCCCAGCACGGTGATCGGGATGAAGGTGGTGATGTGGTAGCCGACCGCGTACGCCACCGCCTGGCTCGCGCCAATCCCGTAGAGCGCGAGGACCGCCGTGATAGCCGCCTCGAACGGCCCGACATATCCGGGCGCCGATGGCACGGCAATCCCAAAGGCGAGCACCCCCTGGAGGACGACCGCGCCGGTGTAGTTCACCGGCAGGTCGAACGCCAGAAAGGCGAGATAGAAGGAGAGGGCGTTCACCAGCCAAAGCACCACCGACCAGATGATCACCCCGGCGAGCCGCGTCGGGGACTGCAGCACGGCGAGGCCCTGGCGGATGCCCTCGATGACCTCGATCAGCCGCAGTGCCATCCGGTCCGACGGGATGACCCTGCGCACCACGCGCTCCGCGATCCGGGGAAACGCCACCACCAGCCCGGCGCAGGCCAGCGCGGCCAATGCGAGGAGCCCGGCGGTGGTCGCGACCCGCTGGACGGGAATCCCCGCCACCGAGAGTCCCGCGGGCATCCCCGGCAGCAGCAACGCCACGGCCAGGAGGCCGACAACCGTGAGCGCGTCGAACACGCGCTCGACGGCCACCGATGCGAGCGAGGTGGTCAGCCGGGCGCCGGTCAGCCGGCTGGCCGCGACCGTGCGCACGACTTCCCCGGCGCGGAAGGGGAGGAGGTTGTTGGCGGCGAAGCCCATCGCAATCGCGTGCCAGAGCGGCGTCCATGGATAGGGGTCGCCGTTCTCCCGGCGGAGCAGGAGGCGCCAGCGGAAGAGCCGCAGGGGGAAGAGGGAGGTGGCCACGAGGACGGCGGCGAGAAGCCACCCGAGCCGGACGGCGCGCAGGTACCCGAGCGCCTCCGCAAGGTCTACGTCACGAAAGGCCCACCAGAGGAGCAGGGCAGAGAGGGTGACGGCGAGCACGAGCTGCCACACCCGGTGACGCGATCCGTTCAAGCGGATTTCTCGAGCGCCAGCGGGACGAGGTCGAGCAACTCGTCAAGGAGGGGGCGGATGCTGCCCAGCTGCGCACCAGTGCGGAGGAGATCGGACAGATCACGGCGCACGTCGTCGGCGCGGCGCAGGGCGGCGTCGCCGCGGTACAGGAGGGTGCCGATCTCGACGGCCTCCTCGGCCTGAACGGGTGCGGCGGGCGGCGTCGCCACGGGAGGCACCGAGGTTCGCGCCATGCCGTTCCCCGACGTCCGTCCCCGTGCACCGCTGAGACGCGCATAGGTGAGGAAGCTCCCGGCGAGAGAGGCGTCTTCTGTCGCCTCGGCGGGCAGCAACTCCTCCGATTCGGCGCTCGGGGCCAACTCCTCGACGGGGATGATGTCGTCGTCAGGGGCGAGGGACTCAATCGGCACGATGTCGTCCGGGGCCTGACCAAGGATGGCCGCCAACCCCGCGAGCTCCGTCGATGCCCGCTCCGGATCGCTCCGCGGCCCGAGCCCCCGAATCAGGGTGCCGGCAGAGCGGAGTGCGGCGGCAAAGCCTCCGGGATCGCCGGCGGCGCTGCCACTGACGATGGCCAGGCGGACGGCCTGTGCAAAGGTGTCGAGTCCGTGGCCGATCGTCGCGGCCGCGGAGAGGCGAGGGGACTCGAGCGCACCGGTCAGGTTGTAGAGGCGAAGGTCGCGCTGCGTGTCGGACTCCACCCGCTCGAGTTCGTCCGCCGCATGCACCAGGAACTCGCCGTGGGTCAGCAGTTCGACGGACCCGAGGGTGACGGCGGAGGGCTGATCCGGCGGCGTGCCCGCCTGGACGATGCTCGGCTGGCCCTCGGGGCAGAGGGTCTCGATGCCGACGACATCGCGATCATCGGCCAGGCGGCGGATGAGCAGGGCCGCGAAGTGGCGGGACTCGGTGGCATCGGGCTCGGGGCGACCCTGATCGGCGACATCCCGCGAGGCGCGGGTGAGCGCCTGCGCGGCCGCTTCGAACACCTCGCTCACCCCGCTCGGGGGAGCGGCGGCCCGCAGCAGGTCGCCAACAGCCATTTCCAAGCTGTCGAGCAGTTCGGGGAGTGGCGCCAGGTCGGTGAGGGCCGCGAGCCCCCGCAGCGACTGCATTCGCTTCAGGATATTGTGGAGCGGATCGCGCGCGGCCGGGTCGGCGTCGAGGGCGCGCGCTGCGCGGTCGAGGGCGCTGGCCACCAGGGCGCCTTCGCGGGCCACGAATGCCCGGACCCCGGCGTTCAGTTCGCCCCGGCTCCGGGTCGGCGGGCGGCTGCCCTCCGGGGGGCGGCCGCTGATGGATTCGAGCGAGCGGGAGAGTCGGTCGGCGCGCGCGGTGTCGTCGGGAGTCCACTCCCGGGCCTGCCGGACGAGGCGCTTCAGGTCGTCGACCGATTGCCCGACGACCTCGGCCAGGGCGGAGTCCCACACACAGGCGCCGTCCTGGTAGGCACGCGCCACCCCTTCGAGCGCGCCCGCTGCACGGGTGATCTCCGGCTGATTGGCCATCAGCGCCGAGCCGCGCAGGGCGCGGGCATAGCGGACAAACTCCTGGGGAGGCGGGCCACCGTCGGCAGCCGCCAGCCGGGCGAGCCGCTCGAGGTACTCGCCGGCCTCCAGTGCGAAGAAGTCAGTCGGGCCGAGGGGGTTGGGCATGTCGAACCAAGTTAGGGTGTGCGGCGTTCCCGGGAAAGGTTTGGGGGCCGGACTTCGCCCACCAACCGCTTCATCTCCCGGACCGCCTGCTCCATGCCGTCGAAGAGGGCCCGGCTTACGATGCTGTGGCCAATGTTCAGTTCCTCGATCTCGGGAACCGAGGCGACGTCCTGCACGTTCAGGTAGGTGAGCCCATGGCCGGCGTGGACGAACAGCCCGAGGTCGCGGGCGTGGCGCGCGGCAGTACGAAGCGCGTCGAGCGCGGCAGGGCCCTCGCGCCAGTGGTGGGCGTACTCGCCGGTATGGAGTTCGATGGCCGGGACGCCGAGGTCCTTGGCGGCGTCGATCACGTCGAGGGACGGGTCGATGAAGAGGCTCACCCGGCAGCCCGCCTCGTCGAGCCGACGGATCGCGTTCCGGAGCCGGGCGTCCCGGGAGCTGACCAGGAGCCCCCCCTCGGTGGTGACCTCCTCGCGGCGCTCCGGGACGAGGGTCACCTGGTGGGGACGGAGGCGGCAGGCCAGGGCGACGATCTCGTCGGTCAGGGCCAGTTCAAAGTTGAGCGGGGCGGGGAGTTGCTCGGCAATTGCGACCACGTCCGCGTCCTGGATGTGCCGGCGATCCTCGCGGAGATGCACGGTGATGCCGTCGGCCCCGCCCGCCATCGCAGCGCGTGCCGCGGCGAGTGGCTCGGGCTCGTCGGTCCGCCGCGCCTCGCGGACCGTGGCGACGTGGTCGATGTTGACGTACAGCCTGAGTGGCGTCATTGCTCGCACTCCGCGCGCGGTTTACGTTTGAGGCAGTCCACTTTCACAAGGCGGAACGCCCGTGACACTGCGCTGGATTCCCTGTGTACTGCTCGTCGCCGCCTGCGCTGGCGGCAGTGGCGGCGGCACCGGCACCCCGATGTCGAACCGCTCGCCGGAGACGACCGTCAAGGCGTTTCTCTCCGCGGCCCGGGACACCAACCTGACGCTCATGGCGACCTATTGGGGCGGCTCCGCCGGCCCGGCCGCCACGAGCAAGCAGCCGCCGGACTACGAGAAGCGCATCCGGGTGCTGCAGAAGTACCTGACCAACGACTCGGCCAAGGTGGTCGGCCTCGGAACGGTGGACGGGCACTCGGACCAGGTCATGGTGACGATGCGCATGTACGTGGGCAAGTGCCAGAACGCCGTGCCGTTCATCGTCGGGAAGTGGAAGGACCAGTACCTGGTCCAGAACGTGGACGTCACGATGGCGGCCACGCCGGGCAGGCCGTGCGACGACCAGGGCAACCCGATGTAGGTTCACCCGCCCCGGCATTGGTCACTCGGTGAGCTCGATGAGGATGCCGGCGGTGGACTTGGGGTGAAGGAAGGCAATCCGGCAGCCGCCCGCACCCGTCCGCGGCGTCTCGTCGACCAGGCGGTAGCCGGCCGCACGAGCCTGGCGCAGGGCGATATCGAGGTCGGGTACGCGATAGCAGACGTGGTGGATGCCGGGACCGCGGCGCGCGATGAATTTTGCGATAGGGGATTCGGCGTCCCGCGCCTCGAGCAGTTCGACCTCCGACTCGCCGAAGGGCAGCGAGACGATGGTGGCGCCGTCGGCGACCTCGGGCGGGTGAGGCGCCACGCCGAGGACGTCGCGATAGAATTGCAGGGCCTCGTCGAGGTTTTCGACCGCGATCCCGATATGGGCGATGCGAGGGGCATCCGGCACGGAGACTCCGGCGTGGCAGGTTAGTTGGACTCAACTTAACTCCGGGGTGCGCGACCGCGCATCCCGCCGTACTCTGAGAGGGTGGACGCACATGGGGCAGAACACGATTGACGTAACCGAGAGCACCTTCGCCTCCGAAGTGGAACAGCACAAGGGACTGGTGCTGGTGGATTTCTGGGCCGCCTGGTGCGGACCGTGCCAGGTCATTGCGCCGTCGCTGGAGCAGCTCGCCGTGGAGTACACCGGCAAGGTCCGGATCACCAAGCTGGATGTCGATGCGAACCAGCGGGTGGCGGCACGGTTCAACATCCGGTCGATTCCGGCGCTGCTCTTCTTCAAGGACGGAAAGCATGTGGACACCGTGATCGGCGCGGTGCCCAAGCCGGCCATTGCATCGAAGATTCAGCACCACCTCGCGGCGTAGGGCGCCGCGTCCCGGGCCGCCCAGCCGGGCGGCCCGTCCCGCCGAGGGTCTATGCGCGTCAGCGGTACCCGTCTGCTTCACTCCGCCATCCGGCTGAGCGACGTCGCGTTTCCGGCGTCGGACACTCTGCTTGCGCGCACCCGGCTCATCTATCTCCATCTCGACAACCTCCTCTCCTTTGCCAAGCGCGACCGCGACGGGAAGGTGGACGCCTACTTCCTCGGGTATCTCCCCGACGAGCTGATCCTCCTGTTCTTCCGGGAGGGGGAGTTGGTGACGGCCACCGGCATCGGTGCCGGCCAGCGTTCGGTGCTCCCCATCGCCGAAGCGGTGCGCCGCCTCAAGGCCGATCCGGAGCGGGCCGAGGCGGCCTATTGTGCGGCCCCGCTGGCCCAGCTGGAGTGGATGTACCAGGCGTGTGCCGCGCCAGCGGAGCCGTGGGTCGTCGATTCGAAGCATCCCGAGCTGATTTTTCCCCGCGTGGTCGAAGAGTCGCTGACCGGTGGCCTCGAAATCATCTCGAATGGCCGGGTCAACTACCTGCAGTTCGATCGGGGGAAGTTTACCGGCGGATATTTCTATGCGCGGCCCGAGTCAATGCCGCTGCCGGCCTATATCGAGGGGATCTTCCAGCCCGACGCCGAGGGGATCCGGCCCGCGCTCTCCGTCTGCGGAGTGCCGCCAACAGCCGGGCTCCCGGCGCAGGCGCTGCCGTCACAAGTGCGTATGTACCGGGAACTCTTCACCCGAATTTCTGCGGCCCTGGAGGCGGAGCTCCCCGGTGACGGCCTGCGCCGGGTGGATCGGGTCACGGAACGCCTGCTGCCCGGCCACGCGGCACTCGCGCATCTCCTCCCGTCCAACGGCGGGGATCCCTCGATGGTGGCCACTCCCGCCAGTGACCTGACCGCGGATCTGGCCGCCTGGACCGGGGCGCTCCTGACCGAGGTCGAGGTCGTCTCTCCCGGGTCGGGGCCGCAGATCCTCCAGCAGACGACGCGGGAACAGCGCCATCTCCTGCAGGCGGCGGGCTTTTATTCGCATTTTCCCTGGAGCCTCACCTGGTAATTCCCGGAACGCTCTACGTTGTGGCTACCCCCCTCGGACACCTCGGAGACCTGACCACCCGCGCCATCGACATCCTGCGGGCGGTCGACGTGGTCGCCGCCGAGGACACCCGGCGGAGCCGCACGCTGCTGCAGCATATCGGCGCGACACCGAGGTTGATCAGCGTGCACGCCCATACCGAGGCGAGCCACGTGGCTCCCATCCTCGCCCTGCTCGAGGCGGGTCAGGCGGTCGCGCTCGTCACCGACGCCGGCACTCCCGGAATCAGCGACCCGGGTGCCAGGCTGGTGGCCGGGGTGCGCGCTGCGGGTCGGCCGGTCGTCCCCATTCCCGGACCGTCCGCGGTCGCCACCGCGCTCTCCGCGGCGGGACTGCCGGCGGACCGGTATCTCTTCCTGGGGTTTCCGGCCCGGAAGGGTCGGGAGCGGCGCGAGGAGCTGGCGCGCGCCGCGGCCGAACCGTGGACCGTCGTGTTCTACGAGGCGCCACCCCGGCTGGTGGCGCTGTTGCGCGACCTCGCGGAGCTCTGCGGAGCGGAGCGGCGGGCGGTGGTCGCCCGGGAACTGACCAAGCTCCACGAGGAATTCCGCGAAGGCACCCTCGCGGAGCTGGCGGCGTGGTATGCGTCGCACCCGCCGAAGGGCGAAATCACCCTGGTCCTCGCCGGCGCCCTGACCGGACCGGAGTCCGCGCCCGACCTGGAGGCCATCCGGGTCGACGCCGCGGCGCTCCTGGCCGAGGGGCTGAGTCGGAAGGATGTGGT harbors:
- a CDS encoding pyridoxine 5'-phosphate synthase, which translates into the protein MTPLRLYVNIDHVATVREARRTDEPEPLAAARAAMAGGADGITVHLREDRRHIQDADVVAIAEQLPAPLNFELALTDEIVALACRLRPHQVTLVPERREEVTTEGGLLVSSRDARLRNAIRRLDEAGCRVSLFIDPSLDVIDAAKDLGVPAIELHTGEYAHHWREGPAALDALRTAARHARDLGLFVHAGHGLTYLNVQDVASVPEIEELNIGHSIVSRALFDGMEQAVREMKRLVGEVRPPNLSRERRTP
- a CDS encoding lysylphosphatidylglycerol synthase transmembrane domain-containing protein codes for the protein MNGSRHRVWQLVLAVTLSALLLWWAFRDVDLAEALGYLRAVRLGWLLAAVLVATSLFPLRLFRWRLLLRRENGDPYPWTPLWHAIAMGFAANNLLPFRAGEVVRTVAASRLTGARLTTSLASVAVERVFDALTVVGLLAVALLLPGMPAGLSVAGIPVQRVATTAGLLALAALACAGLVVAFPRIAERVVRRVIPSDRMALRLIEVIEGIRQGLAVLQSPTRLAGVIIWSVVLWLVNALSFYLAFLAFDLPVNYTGAVVLQGVLAFGIAVPSAPGYVGPFEAAITAVLALYGIGASQAVAYAVGYHITTFIPITVLGVWSATKTGLGLGATAREAPPDA
- the mce gene encoding methylmalonyl-CoA epimerase; protein product: MPDAPRIAHIGIAVENLDEALQFYRDVLGVAPHPPEVADGATIVSLPFGESEVELLEARDAESPIAKFIARRGPGIHHVCYRVPDLDIALRQARAAGYRLVDETPRTGAGGCRIAFLHPKSTAGILIELTE
- the ispE gene encoding 4-(cytidine 5'-diphospho)-2-C-methyl-D-erythritol kinase; the protein is MPDAPLQMRAPAKANLFLRVLARESTGYHGLETLFCLLDLADELTAERRAGDAVSIEVRGADVGPPEKNLAVRAAEMVLQATGRRFGVHLTLDKRIPMQAGLGGGSSDAAAALVLTNQLAGNAVPRHELLQFAAKLGSDVPFFLSEARLALAWGHGERLLRLPPLPAAPALLLVPAEGMPTAEAYALIDQGTASTRRGGLALDLDALRGWGDIARMAGNDFESALFARRPTLKAAFEALAGTRPLLCRLTGSGSAFLAVYRNTTDRTDAVMMLGRKHGALIEATAG
- the trxA gene encoding thioredoxin, translated to MGQNTIDVTESTFASEVEQHKGLVLVDFWAAWCGPCQVIAPSLEQLAVEYTGKVRITKLDVDANQRVAARFNIRSIPALLFFKDGKHVDTVIGAVPKPAIASKIQHHLAA
- a CDS encoding ribose-phosphate pyrophosphokinase, with translation MASISLERSQLLLLSGTANRPLAEEVAQHLGQPLCKVTAKRFADGEIFVKIDENVRGRDVYIIQPTNPPADNLMELLLLMDAAKRASAARVTPVIPYFGYARQDRKDQPRVAISARLVANMVTMAGADRVLGMDFHQHQMQGFFDIPVDHLYAAPAFVNHFRQKRLKDPVVVAPDVGSAKMARGFAKRLNATLAIIDKRRPSANIAEVVNVVGEVKDRDCVIPDDMIDTAGTMSEAVRALKRLGANDVYCCATHALLSGPAVERLSTSGVKEVVVTNTIAIPPERMFKQLTVLSIAGLLAKAIGYTHSDQSVSSLFD
- the rsmI gene encoding 16S rRNA (cytidine(1402)-2'-O)-methyltransferase, whose protein sequence is MATPLGHLGDLTTRAIDILRAVDVVAAEDTRRSRTLLQHIGATPRLISVHAHTEASHVAPILALLEAGQAVALVTDAGTPGISDPGARLVAGVRAAGRPVVPIPGPSAVATALSAAGLPADRYLFLGFPARKGRERREELARAAAEPWTVVFYEAPPRLVALLRDLAELCGAERRAVVARELTKLHEEFREGTLAELAAWYASHPPKGEITLVLAGALTGPESAPDLEAIRVDAAALLAEGLSRKDVVRRLTESSGLGRNEVYRLVMELP